One genomic region from Onychostoma macrolepis isolate SWU-2019 chromosome 23, ASM1243209v1, whole genome shotgun sequence encodes:
- the LOC131531590 gene encoding E3 ubiquitin/ISG15 ligase TRIM25-like codes for MSQSKPEERLALELSCAICLQLYRDPVALPCGHNYCLGCIQNAASAEDPKSPKRCPECREEYGSPEKLPKNFKLSSIVDGFLVATTGGGLKGGPTVPCDQCLDNPVAAVKFCTRCEMSLCPGHLKKHEERHRSLHVLVELPAERDGKRCPVHLKVTEYLCAQERLFLCSECLMEGTHQHHEVQTFEVVKEEMKRVLEELGKSVSDKLQITEALVKSASEGPTDKAEDKLVARANILLDNMTSLVNTYKSRMSTVMNDELHSRDKSWQANLCDLEGCLHQLQEAQKCTGEVLSQSSEFLFIQNYLNVETRVRQAANVTIPALPSQESSNAKQLRSILRTDAFHGEMSLLLEFLHGMMNPLDLTFNAATAHPSLLLSSDLKTVKQCAGVKSSTAGDQSERFSTATQVLCTQGFSTGVHMWAVELGSGCMWSLGLSYKSIPRKGDHSRLGHNTSSWRLQWKSKKLTACYDSANVAVGEGLVMPPKKVEVTLDYEGGTIAFHSSGQGGRRQHLHTFSAMFKDTVYPAFAIHSTSEESWITILSGV; via the exons ATGTCTCAAAGCAAACCCGAGGAGCGTCTAGCTTTGGAGTTGAGCTGTGCAATCTGTTTGCAGCTGTACCGTGATCCCGTGGCCCTTCCTTGTGGACACAATTATTGCTTGGGTTGTATACAAAATGCTGCCAGCGCAGAAGATCCCAAGTCCCCAAAACGGTGCCCGGAATGCAGGGAAGAATACGGCAGCCCGGAGAAGCTTCCCAAGAACTTCAAGCTTAGCAGTATCGTGGATGGGTTCCTGGTGGCCACGACAGGCGGTGGACTGAAAGGAGGCCCTACGGTGCCATGTGACCAATGCCTGGACAACCCTGTAGCTGCGGTGAAATTCTGCACACGCTGTGAAATGTCACTGTGCCCCGGCCATCTCAAAAAACACGAGGAACGGCACCGCTCGCTACACGTCTTAGTGGAGCTCCCCGCAGAACGGGATGGGAAGAGGTGCCCGGTGCACTTGAAAGTCACGGAGTACCTGTGTGCGCAGGAGCGCCTGTTCCTCTGCTCCGAGTGCTTGATGGAGGGCACTCACCAGCACCACGAGGTGCAGACGTTCGAAGTGGTGAAGGAGGAAATGAAGAGAGTTCTTGAGGAACTGGGGAAGTCTGTGTCTGACAAGCTACAGATTACAGAAGCTCTGGTAAAAAGTGCCAGTGAAGGTCCTACGGACAAGGCCGAAGATAAACTGGTGGCCAGAGCAAACATACTGCTGGACAACATGACTTCACTTGTAAATACATACAAG AGTCGTATGAGCACTGTGATGAACGACGAACTTCATTCACGGGACAAAAGCTGGCAGGCCAATCTATGCGACTTGGAGGGTTGTCTACACCAGCTGCAGGAAGCCCAAAAGTGCACTGGTGAAGTTCTCTCTCAATCCTCAGAGTTTCTCTTCATCCAGAACTACCTCAACGTCGAAACAAGGGTCCGCCAGGCTGCTAACGTCACCATTCCTGCTCTACCTTCCCAAGAGTCTTCCAATGCCAAGCAGCTGCGCTCGATCCTACGTACAGACGCCTTCCATGGTGAGATGAGTCTTCTGTTGGAGTTCCTCCATGGCATGATGAACCCTCTAGACCTGACCTTCAATGCAGCCACAGCCCATCCTAGCCTTCTGCTGTCCAGCGATCTCAAAACAGTCAAGCAGTGTGCCGGAGTTAAGAGCAGCACCGCTGGAGATCAGAGCGAACGCTTCTCCACGGCCACTCAGGTCTTGTGCACCCAGGGTTTCTCCACAGGAGTTCACATGTGGGCAGTGGAGCTCGGTTCTGGGTGTATGTGGTCTCTCGGACTGAGCTATAAAAGTATCCCACGTAAAGGTGACCACAGCAGGCTGGGGCATAACACCAGTTCCTGGAGGCTGCAGTGGAAAAGCAAGAAGCTGACGGCGTGCTATGACTCGGCTAATGTGGCCGTAGGTGAAGGGCTGGTCATGCCGCCAAAGAAGGTCGAAGTGACCCTGGATTACGAAGGAGGAACTATTGCATTCCACAGCTCAGGTCAAGGAGGGCGAAGGCAGCACCTTCATACATTTAGTGCCATGTTCAAGGACACAGTATATCCTGCATTCGCGATCCACTCTACTTCGGAGGAGTCATGGATAACTATTCTGAGTGGAGTTTGA